The Candidatus Ancaeobacter aquaticus genome contains the following window.
TCACACCGTTTAGATGAATATTTGGGTTGACCAGGCCCATATAAGCCCATATAAGCCCTTGACAAAGTTAGAGTTATCCTATATAATACACTTGTACGTATAGCATAAGGAGGGTACTAAGAAAATCTGTTTTTGGTAAACCATTCGGAAGATTGGGACACAAAGCCAGGGACCTATCGGGTTGCCCAGCTGCCGTGAAAGACCACGTTAAGCATCTTCGATGTATTTATTGTTATGGCTTTTGTAGCATCAATAAAAAATGTCGCAGACATCCCAATCGTTCGTAAAGAATGGTTGGTTTTTTTATGTTTACAGTGGGAGGAGGTAATCAAGATGATTAAATGGTACGCTATCGTCTCTTTTGCGCTATTCCTGTTTCTGCTGCCTCCCGACACTTTTTCCGCCAGAAATGACCATTCTGAAGCAATATTCAATATGCTTGCTTCCAAAACGGGATTCAAAGAAGCCCGCGATATACGACGACAATTCAAAGTATTAGCACCAAATGCAAGAATTGCTAATTCTGTTCTGAAAATCGCAACAAGAACTAGAGCTTCCTTTTACAAATATTTAAACTGTACCAGACATTGGGATCATCCGACTATTATCAAGATATACCCAACAAAGAAAATGTACAAATTTGCAACTGGGCATAAAGGGTCTGTTGGTTTTGCAGTATTCATGTCTACAAAGGGAATAAAAAAACGGCTCATTGCTGCGTATTATGACCATGAGGATTTTGAGAATACGTTACATCATGAAATTGTCCATCAACTTACTAGAGATCTCGCTGTCCCTAAAAATTATATCCATCCGAAAAATGTAAAAAAGATGTCCACTCCGCTTTGGATAGACGAAGGATTGGCGGAATATCTAACGGCAAACAAAAAGGGAAGAGATAAATACAAGATAAAGGTTGGGAAGGCCCTTAAAGAAAATCGTGCATTTAGTTTAATAGAATTAATATCATTCAAGAAATATCCAAGCCGTGATCCCATTCTTTTTTATGCACAATCTTATTCCCTTATTTCATTTCTTGCCAAAGTTCCAAACTTCCGTGTTAAATTAAGAAATTTAGCAACCTCGTCTTACAAACTTGAGCCACGTCAAA
Protein-coding sequences here:
- a CDS encoding thermonuclease family protein, which translates into the protein MIKWYAIVSFALFLFLLPPDTFSARNDHSEAIFNMLASKTGFKEARDIRRQFKVLAPNARIANSVLKIATRTRASFYKYLNCTRHWDHPTIIKIYPTKKMYKFATGHKGSVGFAVFMSTKGIKKRLIAAYYDHEDFENTLHHEIVHQLTRDLAVPKNYIHPKNVKKMSTPLWIDEGLAEYLTANKKGRDKYKIKVGKALKENRAFSLIELISFKKYPSRDPILFYAQSYSLISFLAKVPNFRVKLRNLATSSYKLEPRQRLLKPYSRDFNNLNEISMKWRKYAMREYVRTKGKQEDRKVTAKSASVSNAGLYIMVIVDEILDGDTLKVIYNGNKESVRLIGVDTPESKVNKKAKRDAKKSGDDIKVITAMGKEATLYTKSLVKKGDMVTLKFDVQKRDRYRRLLGYVYLKNGKMLNEEIVKGGYASPMTIPPNVKYQSKFLKAYKKARQYKKGLWK